In one Nicotiana sylvestris chromosome 8, ASM39365v2, whole genome shotgun sequence genomic region, the following are encoded:
- the LOC104211577 gene encoding transcription factor PIF1-like isoform X1: MEFNKENDIEKQQESQDEGREDELKMNYFHSLHNVRESNSRNTTRQWRREQVDKRIKALRELIPGCDKVDQASILDDAIKYIQALQQLHRITSMRMGLMSQEADMSQAGMMLMPQMEPTNGIMANQTVIPPFALPTSSSLSGLQMVPQFQAPFCPQFLQSTAYIMPLSPSFFTAPSPTMTQGRTIRDSSASNPGVDLLREYEEAIDYNNSNQGLFFSFPMLQINYDIIILTLPFSASMNIVFLVTFD; encoded by the exons ATGGAGTTCAACAAAGAAAATGACATTGAAAAGCAACAAGAATCTCAAGATGAAGGTCGTGAAGATGAACTCAAGATGAactattttcattccttacaCAATGTGAGAGAATCCAATAGCAGGAATACCACAAGA CAGTGGCGCAGAGAACAAGTCGATAAAAGAATTAAAGCATTGCGAGAACTGATTCCTGGTTGTGACAAG GTAGACCAAGCGTCCATACTAGATGATGCCATTAAGTACATTCAAGCTCTACAGCAACTTCATCGA ATAACATCAATGAGGATGGGATTAATGTCCCAGGAAGCAGACATGAGTCAAGCTGGGATGATGCTAATGCCTCAAATGGAGCCAACAAATGGAATTATGGCTAATCAAACTGTAATTCCTCCATTTGCCCTGCCTACCTCTTCATCATTAAGTGGATTACAAATGGTGCCTCAGTTTCAAGCCCCATTCTGTCCTCAATTTTTGCAATCAACAGCTTATATCATGCCCTTATCACCTTCATTTTTCACTGCACCATCCCCCACCATGACTCAG GGACGTACGATAAGAGACTCATCAGCTAGCAATCCGGGGGTTGATCTTCTACGAGAGTACGAGGAAGCCATTGATTATAACAATTCTAACCAAGggttgttcttttcttttccaaTGCTCCAAATAAATTACGATATTATTATACTTACACTTCCTTTTTCTGCCTCAATGAACATTGTCTTTCTAGTAACTTTTGATTAA
- the LOC104211577 gene encoding transcription factor APG-like isoform X4: protein MTYLLLLFLRKQKKQWRREQVDKRIKALRELIPGCDKVDQASILDDAIKYIQALQQLHRITSMRMGLMSQEADMSQAGMMLMPQMEPTNGIMANQTVIPPFALPTSSSLSGLQMVPQFQAPFCPQFLQSTAYIMPLSPSFFTAPSPTMTQGRTIRDSSASNPGVDLLREYEEAIDYNNSNQGLFFSFPMLQINYDIIILTLPFSASMNIVFLVTFD from the exons ATGACGTATCTACTTTTATTATTCTTGAGAAAACAAAAGAAG CAGTGGCGCAGAGAACAAGTCGATAAAAGAATTAAAGCATTGCGAGAACTGATTCCTGGTTGTGACAAG GTAGACCAAGCGTCCATACTAGATGATGCCATTAAGTACATTCAAGCTCTACAGCAACTTCATCGA ATAACATCAATGAGGATGGGATTAATGTCCCAGGAAGCAGACATGAGTCAAGCTGGGATGATGCTAATGCCTCAAATGGAGCCAACAAATGGAATTATGGCTAATCAAACTGTAATTCCTCCATTTGCCCTGCCTACCTCTTCATCATTAAGTGGATTACAAATGGTGCCTCAGTTTCAAGCCCCATTCTGTCCTCAATTTTTGCAATCAACAGCTTATATCATGCCCTTATCACCTTCATTTTTCACTGCACCATCCCCCACCATGACTCAG GGACGTACGATAAGAGACTCATCAGCTAGCAATCCGGGGGTTGATCTTCTACGAGAGTACGAGGAAGCCATTGATTATAACAATTCTAACCAAGggttgttcttttcttttccaaTGCTCCAAATAAATTACGATATTATTATACTTACACTTCCTTTTTCTGCCTCAATGAACATTGTCTTTCTAGTAACTTTTGATTAA
- the LOC104211577 gene encoding transcription factor APG-like isoform X5 has protein sequence MTYLLLLFLRKQKKWRREQVDKRIKALRELIPGCDKVDQASILDDAIKYIQALQQLHRITSMRMGLMSQEADMSQAGMMLMPQMEPTNGIMANQTVIPPFALPTSSSLSGLQMVPQFQAPFCPQFLQSTAYIMPLSPSFFTAPSPTMTQGRTIRDSSASNPGVDLLREYEEAIDYNNSNQGLFFSFPMLQINYDIIILTLPFSASMNIVFLVTFD, from the exons ATGACGTATCTACTTTTATTATTCTTGAGAAAACAAAAGAAG TGGCGCAGAGAACAAGTCGATAAAAGAATTAAAGCATTGCGAGAACTGATTCCTGGTTGTGACAAG GTAGACCAAGCGTCCATACTAGATGATGCCATTAAGTACATTCAAGCTCTACAGCAACTTCATCGA ATAACATCAATGAGGATGGGATTAATGTCCCAGGAAGCAGACATGAGTCAAGCTGGGATGATGCTAATGCCTCAAATGGAGCCAACAAATGGAATTATGGCTAATCAAACTGTAATTCCTCCATTTGCCCTGCCTACCTCTTCATCATTAAGTGGATTACAAATGGTGCCTCAGTTTCAAGCCCCATTCTGTCCTCAATTTTTGCAATCAACAGCTTATATCATGCCCTTATCACCTTCATTTTTCACTGCACCATCCCCCACCATGACTCAG GGACGTACGATAAGAGACTCATCAGCTAGCAATCCGGGGGTTGATCTTCTACGAGAGTACGAGGAAGCCATTGATTATAACAATTCTAACCAAGggttgttcttttcttttccaaTGCTCCAAATAAATTACGATATTATTATACTTACACTTCCTTTTTCTGCCTCAATGAACATTGTCTTTCTAGTAACTTTTGATTAA
- the LOC104211577 gene encoding transcription factor APG-like isoform X6, translating into MTYLLLLFLRKQKKWRREQVDKRIKALRELIPGCDKVDQASILDDAIKYIQALQQLHRITSMRMGLMSQEADMSQAGMMLMPQMEPTNGIMANQTVIPPFALPTSSSLSGLQMVPQFQAPFCPQFLQSTAYIMPLSPSFFTAPSPTMTQGRTIRDSSASNPGVDLLREYEEAIDYNNSNQGVQGESSNSASDSTTEKS; encoded by the exons ATGACGTATCTACTTTTATTATTCTTGAGAAAACAAAAGAAG TGGCGCAGAGAACAAGTCGATAAAAGAATTAAAGCATTGCGAGAACTGATTCCTGGTTGTGACAAG GTAGACCAAGCGTCCATACTAGATGATGCCATTAAGTACATTCAAGCTCTACAGCAACTTCATCGA ATAACATCAATGAGGATGGGATTAATGTCCCAGGAAGCAGACATGAGTCAAGCTGGGATGATGCTAATGCCTCAAATGGAGCCAACAAATGGAATTATGGCTAATCAAACTGTAATTCCTCCATTTGCCCTGCCTACCTCTTCATCATTAAGTGGATTACAAATGGTGCCTCAGTTTCAAGCCCCATTCTGTCCTCAATTTTTGCAATCAACAGCTTATATCATGCCCTTATCACCTTCATTTTTCACTGCACCATCCCCCACCATGACTCAG GGACGTACGATAAGAGACTCATCAGCTAGCAATCCGGGGGTTGATCTTCTACGAGAGTACGAGGAAGCCATTGATTATAACAATTCTAACCAAGg GGTACAAGGTGAAAGCTCAAATTCTGCCTCTGATTCGACAACAGAAAAGTCATGA
- the LOC104211577 gene encoding transcription factor PIF1-like isoform X2: protein MEFNKENDIEKQQESQDEGREDELKMNYFHSLHNVRESNSRNTTRWRREQVDKRIKALRELIPGCDKVDQASILDDAIKYIQALQQLHRITSMRMGLMSQEADMSQAGMMLMPQMEPTNGIMANQTVIPPFALPTSSSLSGLQMVPQFQAPFCPQFLQSTAYIMPLSPSFFTAPSPTMTQGRTIRDSSASNPGVDLLREYEEAIDYNNSNQGLFFSFPMLQINYDIIILTLPFSASMNIVFLVTFD, encoded by the exons ATGGAGTTCAACAAAGAAAATGACATTGAAAAGCAACAAGAATCTCAAGATGAAGGTCGTGAAGATGAACTCAAGATGAactattttcattccttacaCAATGTGAGAGAATCCAATAGCAGGAATACCACAAGA TGGCGCAGAGAACAAGTCGATAAAAGAATTAAAGCATTGCGAGAACTGATTCCTGGTTGTGACAAG GTAGACCAAGCGTCCATACTAGATGATGCCATTAAGTACATTCAAGCTCTACAGCAACTTCATCGA ATAACATCAATGAGGATGGGATTAATGTCCCAGGAAGCAGACATGAGTCAAGCTGGGATGATGCTAATGCCTCAAATGGAGCCAACAAATGGAATTATGGCTAATCAAACTGTAATTCCTCCATTTGCCCTGCCTACCTCTTCATCATTAAGTGGATTACAAATGGTGCCTCAGTTTCAAGCCCCATTCTGTCCTCAATTTTTGCAATCAACAGCTTATATCATGCCCTTATCACCTTCATTTTTCACTGCACCATCCCCCACCATGACTCAG GGACGTACGATAAGAGACTCATCAGCTAGCAATCCGGGGGTTGATCTTCTACGAGAGTACGAGGAAGCCATTGATTATAACAATTCTAACCAAGggttgttcttttcttttccaaTGCTCCAAATAAATTACGATATTATTATACTTACACTTCCTTTTTCTGCCTCAATGAACATTGTCTTTCTAGTAACTTTTGATTAA
- the LOC104211577 gene encoding transcription factor PIF1-like isoform X3, with amino-acid sequence MEFNKENDIEKQQESQDEGREDELKMNYFHSLHNVRESNSRNTTRQWRREQVDKRIKALRELIPGCDKVDQASILDDAIKYIQALQQLHRITSMRMGLMSQEADMSQAGMMLMPQMEPTNGIMANQTVIPPFALPTSSSLSGLQMVPQFQAPFCPQFLQSTAYIMPLSPSFFTAPSPTMTQGRTIRDSSASNPGVDLLREYEEAIDYNNSNQGVQGESSNSASDSTTEKS; translated from the exons ATGGAGTTCAACAAAGAAAATGACATTGAAAAGCAACAAGAATCTCAAGATGAAGGTCGTGAAGATGAACTCAAGATGAactattttcattccttacaCAATGTGAGAGAATCCAATAGCAGGAATACCACAAGA CAGTGGCGCAGAGAACAAGTCGATAAAAGAATTAAAGCATTGCGAGAACTGATTCCTGGTTGTGACAAG GTAGACCAAGCGTCCATACTAGATGATGCCATTAAGTACATTCAAGCTCTACAGCAACTTCATCGA ATAACATCAATGAGGATGGGATTAATGTCCCAGGAAGCAGACATGAGTCAAGCTGGGATGATGCTAATGCCTCAAATGGAGCCAACAAATGGAATTATGGCTAATCAAACTGTAATTCCTCCATTTGCCCTGCCTACCTCTTCATCATTAAGTGGATTACAAATGGTGCCTCAGTTTCAAGCCCCATTCTGTCCTCAATTTTTGCAATCAACAGCTTATATCATGCCCTTATCACCTTCATTTTTCACTGCACCATCCCCCACCATGACTCAG GGACGTACGATAAGAGACTCATCAGCTAGCAATCCGGGGGTTGATCTTCTACGAGAGTACGAGGAAGCCATTGATTATAACAATTCTAACCAAGg GGTACAAGGTGAAAGCTCAAATTCTGCCTCTGATTCGACAACAGAAAAGTCATGA